CGCTGAGGGCCATCCCCGGACTGGACGTCGTCCGCCCGGCCGACGCCAACGAGACGGCCGTCGCGTGGCGGACCGTCCTGCAGCACACCGACCGCCCCGCCGGCATCGCGCTGACCCGGCAGAAGGTGCCGACGTTCGAGCGCGGCGGCGAGCTGGCGTCCGCGGAGGGCGCCGCCAGGGGCGGCTACGTGCTGGCCGACGCCGAGGGCGGGCGGCCCGAGGTGATCATCATCGCGACCGGGAGCGAGGTCGCGATCGCCCTGGAGGCCCGGACGGCGCTGCAGGCGGAGGGCACCCCGACCCGCGTTGTGTCGATGCCGTGCGTGGAGTGGTTCGAGGAGCAGCCCGACGCCTACCGGCAGGAGGTCCTGCCGCCGGGAGTGCGCGCCCGCGTGTCGGTGGAGGCCGGCGTCGCGCTCGGCTGGCGCGCCTACGTCGGCGACGCCGGCGAGTCGGTCAGCCTGGAGCACTTCGGCGCGTCGGCCGACTACAAGACGCTGTACCTGCAGTTCGGCATCACCGCCGAGCGCGTCGTCGCGGCCGCGAAGGCCAGCCTGATCAAGGCCGGCGTCCGGCAGGCCGGGCGCGGCGAGACCACCGGCAACTGACACCCCCGGACGAGGAGAAGACGATGAGCGAGATATTGAAGCGGCTGTCGGACGAGGGCGTGTCGATCTGGCTGGACGACATCAGCCGTGACCGGCTGCGGACGGGCGGCCTCGCCGAGCTCGTCAAGGACAAGCACGTGGTGGGGGTCACGTCCAACCCGACGATCTTCGCCAAGGCGCTGAGCAAGGGCACCGCCTACGACGACCAGGTCCGCGACCTCGCGGTGCGCGGGGTGGACGTCGAGGAGGCCGCCCGCGCGATCACCACCTACGACATCCGGTGGGGCTGCGACGTGCTGCGCCCGGTCTACGACCGGACGGACGGGATCGACGGCCGCGTGTCGATCGAGGTGGACCCGCGGCTCGCCCGCGACACCCGCAGGACGGTCGCCGAGGCGCGGGCGCTGTGGTGGCTGGTGGACCGGCCGAACCTGTTCATCAAGATCCCCGCGACGGAGGAGGGCCTGCCGGCGATCACCGAGGCGCTCGCGGAGGGCATCAGCGTGAACGTGACGCTGATCTTCTCGCTGGAGCGCTACGGCAAGGTCATCGACGCGTTCTTCGCGGGGCTGGAGAAGGCGCGGGAGAACGGCCTCGACCTGACGAAGATCTCGTCGGTGGCGTCGTTCTTCGTCAGCCGCGTCGACACCGAGATCGACAAGCGCCTCGACAAGATCGGCTCCGACGAGGCGAAGGCGCTGCGCTCCAAGGCGGGCCTGGCCAACGCGCGGCTCGCGTACGCGCTGTACGAGGAGAAGTTCGCCACCGACCGCTGGAAGGCGCTGAAGGACGCCGGGGCCCGCCCCCAGCGTCCGCTGTGGGCGTCCACCGGCGTGAAGGACCCGAACCTCAGCGACACGCTGTACGTCGACGAGCTGGTCGCGCCGGGCACGGTGAACACGATGCCGGAGGCGACGCTGTTGGCGGTGGCCGACCACGGCCGGATCCGCGGCGACAGCGTCCGGGGCGCCTACGACGACGCCCGCGCCCACATGGCGGCGCTGAAGGACGTCGGCGTCGACTACGACGACGTCGTGAAGGTGCTGGAGGACGAGGGCGTCGAGAAGTTCGCGGTGTCGTGGAAGGAGCTGCTCGACTCGATCCGCGGCGAGTTGGAGTCCAAGAGGGCCGGCGCGTGACCTCGGTGGTGACCGCCGGGGGGATCTCGGTCACCATCCGCGGGCCCGTCGTCGACGCGAGCGAGACGGTGCTGGAGCGTCTCGTCACCGACGGCGTGCCGGGCTCGCTGGCGTCGCGCAGTCCGAAGCTCTGGGGGCCGGACGCGGCGCCGCTCGCCGCCCGCCGGCTGGGCTGGCTGGACCTGCCGCGGACCTCGCGGTCGCTGGCGGAGCGGCTGGCCGCGCGGGCGGCCGAGGCCCGCGAGCGGGGCCTGGACCGGGTCGTGCTCGCGACCGCGGGCGGGGCCGCGCTCGCCGCCGAGGCGATGTACCGCTCCGCGTCCCGGTCCGCCGGGACGCCGGCGGAGCTGGTCGTGCTCGACACCACCGACCCGCACGAGGTCTCCGGCGTCCTCGCCGGAGACCTGCACCGGACGGTCGTGGTCGTGGCGGACGGCGGCGCCGAGGCCGAGTCGCTGCGCCGCGTCTTCGGCCGCGCGTTCGCCGAGGCGGGGCTGGACGAGGCGGAGTCGGCCCGCCGGTTCGTGGTCGTGGCGGAGGAGGACTCGGCCCTCGCCCGCGACGCCCGCGAGGCCGGGCACCTCTTCGTCCCCGCCGAGCCCGACGTCGACGGGCGCTTCGGGGCGCTCGGGGCGCGGGCGCTGGTCGCGGCCGCGCTCGCGGGCGTCGGCGTGGAGGCGCTGCTGGACGACGCGTCCCGGCTGACGGCGGCGCTCCGGCAGCCCTACGACAACCCGGCCCTGGCGCTGGGCGCGGTCCTCGCGGCGTCCGCGGCCGGCGGCCGCGACAAGCTCGTGATCGCCGACCACGGCTCCGGCCTCGACGGCTTCGCCGCGTGGGCGGAGCAGCTGGTCGGCGGCGCGCTCGGCAAGGACGGCAAGGGCCTGCTGCCCGTCGTGGTGGAGGGCGTCGACGCGCCGGGCTTCGAGCTGACCCCCGACCTGCGCCGCGTCATCCTGGGCCGCCGGCCGGACGAGCCCGGCCCCGGGCGCGAGGCGGGGGTCAGCGTCGCCGGGCCGCTCGGGGCGCAGTTCCTGCTGTGGGAGTACGCGGCGGCCGTCGCGGCCCGGGTGCTGAGCGTCGACCCGTTCGACGAGCCGGACGTCGCGCAGTCCGAGGCCAGCACCGCGGCGCTGCTGCGCTCGGAGGAGGGCACCGCGCCCACCGTCGTGCGGAGGCCGCCCGAGCTGGTCTCCGGGGCGGTGGAGGTGCACGCCGCGGC
The sequence above is drawn from the Actinomadura hallensis genome and encodes:
- the tal gene encoding transaldolase, which codes for MSEILKRLSDEGVSIWLDDISRDRLRTGGLAELVKDKHVVGVTSNPTIFAKALSKGTAYDDQVRDLAVRGVDVEEAARAITTYDIRWGCDVLRPVYDRTDGIDGRVSIEVDPRLARDTRRTVAEARALWWLVDRPNLFIKIPATEEGLPAITEALAEGISVNVTLIFSLERYGKVIDAFFAGLEKARENGLDLTKISSVASFFVSRVDTEIDKRLDKIGSDEAKALRSKAGLANARLAYALYEEKFATDRWKALKDAGARPQRPLWASTGVKDPNLSDTLYVDELVAPGTVNTMPEATLLAVADHGRIRGDSVRGAYDDARAHMAALKDVGVDYDDVVKVLEDEGVEKFAVSWKELLDSIRGELESKRAGA
- a CDS encoding glucose-6-phosphate isomerase, translated to MTSVVTAGGISVTIRGPVVDASETVLERLVTDGVPGSLASRSPKLWGPDAAPLAARRLGWLDLPRTSRSLAERLAARAAEARERGLDRVVLATAGGAALAAEAMYRSASRSAGTPAELVVLDTTDPHEVSGVLAGDLHRTVVVVADGGAEAESLRRVFGRAFAEAGLDEAESARRFVVVAEEDSALARDAREAGHLFVPAEPDVDGRFGALGARALVAAALAGVGVEALLDDASRLTAALRQPYDNPALALGAVLAASAAGGRDKLVIADHGSGLDGFAAWAEQLVGGALGKDGKGLLPVVVEGVDAPGFELTPDLRRVILGRRPDEPGPGREAGVSVAGPLGAQFLLWEYAAAVAARVLSVDPFDEPDVAQSEASTAALLRSEEGTAPTVVRRPPELVSGAVEVHAAAEGALRNAQTLTEALEAVLESVPEGGYLAVLAYLDRAGDAAAARLRPLLAERAAKVRRHPAPVTFGWGPRYLHTVGQYHKGGPGNGAFLQITGDVARDVAVPGRPYSLGELQLAQAYGDLRVVRSLGRPAFRVHLRDRAEGLAQLTGALT